In the genome of Sciurus carolinensis chromosome 3, mSciCar1.2, whole genome shotgun sequence, one region contains:
- the Ccdc182 gene encoding coiled-coil domain-containing protein 182 produces MDPLYQAGSILMKVNTLQGKKMVESGLQSGDFSLSQSWPSCLPLPADLEILQQKVAGMQRELEDFKKEALKAIHYLEDSFCEMNSILVQQEEQAARVKQRLREEEDRGVVRNKVLTFLLPREKQLREHCKWLEYMLLGRGRDTLGAVRKSQVD; encoded by the coding sequence ATGGATCCCCTCTATCAGGCTGGGTCCATCCTCATGAAGGTGAATACCTTACAAGGGAAGAAGATGGTAGAGAGTGGCCTCCAGTCTGGAGACTTTTCCCTCTCCCAGTCATGGCCCTCCTGCCTCCCGCTGCCAGCTGACTTGGAGATCCTGCAGCAGAAGGTGGCGGGGATGCAACGGGAGCTGGAGGACTTTAAGAAGGAGGCGCTGAAGGCCATCCATTACCTGGAAGACTCCTTCTGCGAGATGAATAGCATCCTGGTGCAGCAAGAGGAGCAGGCGGCCCGCGTGAAGCAGcggctgagggaagaggaggacCGGGGCGTCGTGCGCAACAAGGTCCTCACCTTCCTGCTGCCACGCGAGAAGCAGCTCCGGGAACACTGCAAGTGGCTGGAGTACATGCTGCTGGGCAGGGGCCGCGACACGCTGGGTGCTGTCAGGAAGAGCCAGGTGGACTGA